One genomic region from Bacillus aquiflavi encodes:
- the obgE gene encoding GTPase ObgE — MFVDQVKIYVKGGDGGNGMVAFRREKYVPMGGPAGGDGGKGADVVFEVNEGLRTLMDFRYKRHFKAPRGEHGMSKNQHGKNAKDMIVKVPPGTVVIDEATREVIADLTTQGQRAIIAKGGRGGRGNTRFATPANPAPELSEHGEPGQERNIILELKLLADVGLVGFPSVGKSTLLSVVTAAKPKIADYHFTTIVPNLGVVETDDGRSFVMADLPGLIEGAHQGVGLGHQFLRHIERTRIIVHMIDMAAVEGRDPFEDYNTINHELKEYNLKLTERPQIIVANKMDMPNSEENLKIFKEKLQTDIPIFPISAITKKGLRDLLFAIADKLEETPEITLFEEKKDSGIHRVIYKHEAEEEKFIVTREPDGSFVVSGGEIEKLFKMTDFSRDESVRRFARQLRGMGVDDMLRKKGAKDGDTVKLLDYEFEFID; from the coding sequence ATGTTTGTTGATCAAGTTAAAATATATGTCAAAGGTGGAGATGGCGGTAACGGAATGGTTGCGTTCCGTCGGGAAAAATATGTGCCAATGGGAGGACCAGCCGGCGGGGATGGCGGAAAAGGGGCCGATGTCGTTTTTGAAGTAAACGAAGGGCTTAGAACATTAATGGATTTTCGTTACAAGCGACATTTTAAAGCGCCTCGCGGTGAACATGGCATGTCTAAAAATCAGCATGGAAAAAATGCAAAAGATATGATTGTTAAAGTCCCCCCAGGGACAGTTGTCATAGATGAAGCTACACGGGAAGTAATTGCTGATTTAACGACCCAAGGACAAAGAGCAATTATTGCTAAAGGCGGTCGAGGTGGTCGAGGAAATACTCGATTTGCTACACCAGCAAATCCAGCTCCTGAACTTTCTGAACACGGTGAACCTGGTCAGGAAAGAAATATTATTTTAGAATTAAAGTTATTAGCTGATGTCGGACTTGTTGGATTTCCTAGCGTTGGCAAATCAACATTGTTATCAGTAGTGACGGCAGCAAAGCCAAAAATTGCTGATTATCATTTTACGACGATTGTTCCTAATTTAGGAGTTGTTGAAACAGATGATGGCAGAAGTTTTGTAATGGCAGATCTTCCTGGATTAATTGAAGGAGCTCATCAAGGTGTTGGTTTAGGACACCAGTTTTTACGACATATTGAACGCACCCGCATCATTGTTCATATGATCGACATGGCCGCTGTTGAAGGAAGAGATCCTTTTGAGGACTACAACACAATCAATCATGAGTTAAAAGAATATAATTTAAAATTAACAGAACGGCCACAAATCATTGTTGCTAATAAAATGGATATGCCAAATAGCGAAGAAAATTTAAAAATATTTAAAGAGAAGCTGCAAACGGATATTCCAATCTTCCCAATCTCTGCGATTACAAAAAAAGGCTTGCGTGACTTGTTATTTGCGATTGCTGATAAGCTTGAAGAGACACCAGAAATTACGCTTTTTGAAGAAAAGAAGGATTCAGGTATTCATCGTGTTATTTATAAACATGAAGCAGAAGAGGAAAAATTTATTGTAACCCGTGAACCGGACGGGAGTTTTGTTGTGTCAGGTGGAGAAATCGAAAAACTATTTAAAATGACTGATTTCTCAAGGGACGAATCTGTACGTCGTTTTGCACGTCAACTACGTGGAATGGGTGTTGATGATATGTTAAGAAAAAAAGGTGCAAAAGATGGGGATACAGTTAAGCTGCTAGATTACGAATTCGAGTTTATTGATTAA
- a CDS encoding Spo0B C-terminal domain-containing protein — MKENWTIVDVLRHVRHDWMNQLQLIKGNLELNKIDRAKEIMNDIITSAQQESRLTNLKLPRLAELLITFNWRPHRFKIKYEVIDDQINIMKHDEMLTKWFKAFLEKLEEGSASFSDNLLTILIDKQDQQARFFFDYRGTIINKTPIEQFLSEPYHDVQTILVQSHIEDILVFELFISL, encoded by the coding sequence ATGAAGGAGAACTGGACAATTGTCGATGTACTGCGGCATGTACGGCACGATTGGATGAATCAATTACAACTAATTAAAGGAAATCTCGAATTAAATAAAATTGACAGAGCAAAGGAAATCATGAATGATATTATCACTTCGGCTCAACAAGAATCGAGACTAACCAATTTAAAACTTCCGCGTCTTGCCGAATTATTAATCACTTTTAATTGGAGACCACATCGATTTAAAATAAAATATGAAGTAATTGATGATCAAATAAACATAATGAAACATGATGAAATGTTAACGAAATGGTTTAAAGCTTTTTTGGAGAAATTAGAAGAAGGATCTGCTTCTTTTTCTGATAATCTTTTAACAATTTTGATTGACAAGCAAGATCAACAAGCCCGTTTCTTTTTTGATTATCGCGGAACAATAATAAACAAAACACCAATCGAACAATTTTTATCTGAACCTTATCATGATGTACAAACAATTTTAGTACAAAGCCATATTGAAGACATACTTGTATTTGAACTATTTATCTCGCTGTAA
- the rpmA gene encoding 50S ribosomal protein L27, with product MLRLDLQFFASKKGVGSTKNGRDSIAKRLGAKRADGQFVTGGSILYRQRGTKIYPGENVGRGVDDTLYAKVDGVVRFERLGRDRKKVSVYPVAKEA from the coding sequence ATGCTAAGATTAGACCTTCAGTTCTTCGCTTCCAAAAAGGGAGTGGGTTCAACAAAAAACGGTCGTGATTCAATCGCTAAGCGTCTTGGTGCTAAACGTGCAGACGGCCAATTTGTAACTGGCGGTTCCATTCTTTACCGTCAGCGTGGAACGAAAATTTATCCGGGTGAAAACGTTGGCCGCGGTGTGGATGATACGCTTTACGCAAAAGTAGACGGCGTAGTTCGCTTTGAACGTCTCGGTCGTGACCGTAAAAAAGTAAGTGTTTATCCTGTTGCAAAAGAGGCATAA
- a CDS encoding ribosomal-processing cysteine protease Prp, protein MIEITIKRSKLGHIQSFSISGHANFANRGQDIVCAGVSAVSFGTVNAIVKLTEIEPDVEQGQNGFLRCVFPENLPINIQARVQLLLEGMLVSLQTIERDYKKYVQIKIVK, encoded by the coding sequence ATGATTGAGATTACGATAAAGCGTTCTAAATTAGGACATATTCAATCGTTTTCGATAAGTGGACATGCAAATTTTGCAAATCGAGGACAAGATATCGTTTGTGCAGGTGTCTCTGCTGTTTCTTTTGGTACTGTAAATGCAATTGTAAAGTTAACAGAAATAGAGCCTGACGTAGAACAAGGACAGAACGGTTTTCTTCGTTGTGTTTTTCCAGAGAATCTGCCAATCAACATACAAGCTAGGGTGCAGTTGCTTTTAGAAGGTATGCTAGTCTCGTTGCAAACGATCGAAAGAGATTATAAAAAATACGTACAAATTAAAATAGTTAAATAG
- the rplU gene encoding 50S ribosomal protein L21: protein MYAIIETGGKQVKVEEGQTIYVEKLNVAEGETVTFDKVLFVGGEDVKVGSPVVEGATVTAKVEKQGRQKKIVVFKYKPKKNYRRKQGHRQPYTKVVIEKINA, encoded by the coding sequence ATGTACGCAATTATTGAAACTGGTGGCAAACAAGTGAAGGTTGAAGAAGGTCAAACGATCTATGTAGAAAAACTTAACGTTGCTGAAGGTGAAACCGTTACTTTTGACAAAGTGCTTTTTGTTGGCGGTGAGGATGTAAAGGTTGGGAGCCCTGTTGTAGAAGGCGCAACTGTTACAGCGAAAGTTGAAAAGCAAGGTCGTCAAAAGAAAATCGTTGTTTTCAAATACAAACCAAAGAAAAACTATCGTCGTAAGCAAGGTCATCGTCAGCCTTATACAAAAGTTGTGATTGAAAAAATCAACGCATAG
- a CDS encoding ribonuclease E/G: protein MEKDATGTKGPRLTGIIEFQGEKLIYLPNGRYVAVSKKMNNDGTRENWRKIGYNIKADQEGLIFRTACQIGPKDDVIIELNKLRQSYQELKKQAEKHKKPSLLLENDTFFEQLLTELNQVETAEVIVDHHQVKKKIEEVLFNRKNLTITLYSGKENIFTAEKLDNEVEKTLKRIVWLNNGAYLVFDEAEALTIIDVNTGKYLGKNDLRETILHTNIAAVKEIARQLRLRDIGGIILIDLIDMPNEEDRHKIIKQMEQELSKDHKRTNIIGFTPLGILQLTRKKTKISLSEALTTKCPVCHGTGRVFSSETIAFQLERELWEHRFIDHEAVLIEASKDVVAEFTGENLIYLQRLEKLLGFALCFSISQSNKPFFEIRQFGLKKDLKLKADL, encoded by the coding sequence GTGGAAAAAGATGCAACAGGTACAAAAGGCCCGCGTCTAACTGGAATTATTGAGTTTCAAGGGGAAAAGCTTATTTACTTACCTAATGGGCGCTATGTCGCCGTATCGAAAAAAATGAATAATGATGGAACTCGGGAAAATTGGCGGAAAATTGGCTATAACATAAAAGCTGACCAAGAAGGTCTTATTTTTAGAACTGCTTGTCAAATAGGTCCAAAGGATGATGTTATAATTGAATTAAACAAATTGCGTCAAAGTTATCAAGAGCTTAAAAAACAAGCCGAAAAGCATAAAAAACCAAGTCTTCTTCTAGAAAATGATACTTTTTTTGAGCAGCTTTTAACAGAACTTAATCAAGTAGAAACAGCAGAGGTGATCGTCGATCATCATCAAGTAAAGAAAAAAATAGAAGAGGTTTTATTTAATCGCAAAAACTTAACAATTACTCTTTACTCTGGAAAAGAAAATATTTTTACAGCGGAAAAGTTAGATAATGAAGTAGAAAAAACGTTGAAAAGAATTGTTTGGTTAAATAATGGTGCTTATCTTGTCTTTGATGAGGCGGAAGCACTGACAATTATTGATGTAAATACTGGGAAATATTTAGGGAAAAATGATTTACGTGAGACAATTTTACATACAAATATAGCGGCTGTTAAAGAAATTGCTCGACAACTCCGTCTCAGAGATATTGGCGGTATCATTCTCATTGATTTGATCGATATGCCAAATGAAGAAGATCGCCATAAAATTATTAAGCAGATGGAACAAGAATTATCAAAAGATCATAAAAGAACAAATATTATCGGTTTTACACCACTCGGTATTTTACAGCTGACAAGAAAAAAAACAAAGATATCTCTTTCAGAAGCATTGACTACAAAATGTCCTGTTTGTCATGGAACAGGACGAGTTTTCAGTTCCGAAACAATCGCTTTTCAATTAGAACGGGAACTATGGGAGCACCGCTTTATAGATCATGAGGCTGTCTTAATTGAAGCATCAAAGGACGTAGTGGCTGAATTTACAGGAGAAAACCTTATTTATTTACAAAGACTCGAAAAGCTGCTCGGTTTCGCACTATGTTTTTCTATTAGCCAAAGCAATAAACCTTTTTTTGAAATACGTCAGTTCGGTTTAAAAAAAGATTTAAAACTAAAAGCTGATCTGTGA
- a CDS encoding S1 RNA-binding domain-containing protein: protein MIKIVVNTVTREKRFAILKNNLIEKVVIHQPKLQSKVGNIYLGIVTKILPGMNAAFVDIGEDIKGFLHRNKLPSYLLSEEDAEIKQKKTSDLGVYSSRRKATCTSGKRCNRYKRPASNWNY from the coding sequence TTGATTAAAATTGTTGTGAATACGGTAACAAGAGAGAAAAGATTTGCCATTTTAAAAAATAACCTTATTGAAAAGGTTGTCATTCATCAACCAAAGTTGCAATCGAAAGTAGGCAATATTTATTTGGGTATCGTAACAAAGATTCTTCCTGGAATGAATGCTGCCTTCGTAGATATAGGAGAAGATATAAAAGGGTTTCTGCATCGGAATAAGCTTCCCTCCTATTTATTATCAGAAGAAGATGCCGAAATAAAACAAAAAAAAACGTCCGATCTCGGCGTTTACTCATCAAGGCGAAAAGCTACTTGTACAAGTGGAAAAAGATGCAACAGGTACAAAAGGCCCGCGTCTAACTGGAATTATTGA
- a CDS encoding M50 family metallopeptidase yields the protein MNKFSSLFKKIHIHSLLWVMIAIAIATARFFELFMLLFIIFIHEMGHAVTATFFSWRIKRISLLPFGGVVEMDEHGNRPLKEEALVVLAGPLQHLWMMGGAILLYELSWLSFASFILFIKYNLMILTFNLLPIWPLDGGKLLFLLLSLYKSFPKAHQTTLILSGFFIFIFILFVLIISPTHLNIWIVLSFLLFSLTKEWKHRRYVFMRFLIERYSGKKDHFRSLRPLKVREEELVIHVLERFQRGYKHPIIILKNDTESGFLDENELLHAYFTEKLLTAKIGDLHYSF from the coding sequence TTGAATAAATTTAGTTCATTGTTTAAAAAAATTCACATTCATTCGCTTTTATGGGTAATGATAGCGATTGCCATAGCAACCGCCCGTTTTTTTGAGCTTTTTATGCTGCTGTTTATTATTTTTATTCATGAAATGGGGCATGCGGTAACTGCTACTTTTTTTTCGTGGAGAATAAAACGAATTTCATTGCTACCGTTTGGCGGGGTAGTAGAAATGGATGAACACGGGAATCGTCCTTTAAAAGAAGAGGCACTTGTTGTTTTAGCTGGTCCCTTACAGCATTTATGGATGATGGGCGGGGCTATTTTACTATATGAATTGTCATGGCTCTCATTTGCTTCTTTTATTTTATTTATAAAATATAATTTGATGATTTTAACGTTTAATCTTTTACCAATTTGGCCTTTAGACGGCGGAAAATTACTTTTTTTATTATTATCTTTATATAAATCATTTCCTAAAGCCCATCAAACTACGTTAATCCTTTCAGGCTTTTTTATATTTATTTTTATATTATTTGTGTTAATCATATCGCCAACTCATTTAAATATTTGGATTGTTCTTTCCTTTTTGCTGTTTTCGTTAACAAAAGAATGGAAGCATCGGCGCTACGTTTTCATGCGTTTTTTAATAGAACGGTATTCTGGTAAAAAGGATCATTTTCGTTCTTTACGGCCGCTAAAGGTAAGAGAAGAGGAGTTAGTGATTCATGTGCTTGAACGGTTTCAACGGGGATATAAGCATCCAATTATTATTTTGAAAAACGATACAGAAAGTGGTTTTCTTGATGAAAACGAGCTTTTACATGCTTATTTCACAGAAAAATTGTTAACGGCAAAAATCGGTGATTTACATTATAGTTTTTGA